The genomic DNA CATAATTGGTGATATCACCTACGAACAGTTCAATGGACTTGCCAGTTAAATCATGCCAGCGCTGGAGGCGTTGTTGAATGGGTGCAATAGGAGTGAGGGTTTCTGTGCAAAGTTCGAGATCCCAATGCCGCCGCACAAAACTGTCCAGAATGCCAACTTCATAACCTCGATTGGAAAGGTAGAGCGCGGTTGCCCAACCGCAATAGCCATCGCCACCAATAACCAGGACTTTCATAAATCAGGGATAAATCTTGCTTGCCAATACTGGGTAAATGTATCAGGTAATGGTGCAATATGAACCTTTTAAACTACAACCTCATGGGCAAAACTAGCCCAGCGGACAAACTCGAAGGGCCCGGCGACTGCACCCCAGATGTGCTCGTCAGTTTCGGGATCTAACCCTCTGTCGTGACTGATGAATTTGTGTTCATCGATCTCAAATTCGCTGTCAAGGTAGGTAGTTTGACCTTTGCGGACTACGGTGCAGCCTTTGCCGGGTTCGACTCGACCGAGGAAACTGTTGCCCGTCCATTGGGTGATGAAGGTGCATCCGGGGAGTTTTTTGATAGTTTCGGCTTTGAGGGCTTGGAGGCGCACAGGGTCGCGGGATGAGCCGTAGAATTGTTCTTCGTTTTCGATCGCGTAGTTTTCGATCTCGATGCAATTAACTGCGGGGACTAATTTTAATACTCGAACTCGGTAGGGTTGATTGATTTGATAGTCGTAGGCTTGCTCTAGGTAAAGGCTGATTCCTCCTAATAATTCTACGGGGAGGGGGCGCATACAGACGCGGATGTGGGCGAAGAAGGGGGGGTTTTCAAAGGCTTGGGGTTGGTTGCTGAAGTCGGAGGCCATCCAGCGGGCGAGGGTGGCAATGTCTGTGGAATTGGTCATTTGAAGAGGAGTTGGTAGTTGGTAATAGGTCTTTGGGAGGGCGGTGGTTATGCTGAACTTGACCGATCCCAGAATATTTTAAGGGGAAAGCGATCGCTTGTGAATGACGAATTGGCTTCATCAATTAAAATTTCAATACCAAAGTTAAGTTTTTATAGCAGACTTTCTCAAATAGAATTAGGAGCAATATGACAGCGCAGCCACTCAGTAAATTCATCGCGGGCAATCGCGCTTGATGCAACTTGTAATATAATTTTTTCTTGTTCTTCCATAGGTGCAGAAATCTCAAATCCATTCAAAACTAAAAAGACTTCCATTGCTGCGTGACCGATGCGTTTGTTGCCATCTAAGAAAGGATGATTTTTAATCAAAGTAAATCCAAGGGCTGAAGCTTTTTCGATGATAGTTGGGTAAAGTTCTTCCCCGCCAAATGTCATGCGTGGCTGAGCTAAAGCTGACTCTAAGGTTCCTAAATTAGGGATGCCAAATGCTCCGCCAGACTGCTCAATAATGCACCGATAAAGTTCTAAAACTTCAGTTAAAGTTAGATAGCGCATTACGCCAGCCTTTGGTAAAGTTCCGCATTCTTTTTGAGTACGTATTCCATAGCATTCTGGAAAGATTTTTCTGGTGGTGCGAGCAAGTTTTCAGTATCAGCAAGCAGTAATGCTTCTACGGAAATACCAAAGCGATTGGCGGTTACTTGAGCTTGCAAAGATTCGATCGCTGCAATCTGTTCTTGAGATTGTCGCTCTAAAGTTTGGTAACTTTCCAGAGAGACACTATCTCTAGCTTGAGCTTCTAGATGATTTTGCAACTCTTTTACTTTAGCTTGCAAAGATGCGATCGCCACGCTCTGTTCTTGATATTGCTTCTGCAAAGCTTTGTAGCTTTCTAGCAATTCCTTTGACTGTGCAACAGAATTTTCCGGGGACTCAGCCTTACCACTGTCGTGACTTTGGCCCTCAGTTGTTTGATCTTTCAATTTTGAAACCTGTTTCGGAGATCCCGAACCATGTTGCAAGGAAAAAGTTAACTCTGCTCCATTGCTAGACTTGAGCAACTCGCTGTGAGCAATGCGCTCCAATAGCTCAGACTTTGATATGCCGAGCTTTTCTGCGATCGCCGTCAGACGATTAGCCGCTGTCGGTGTCAGCGAGACTCCGACCTTGACTTTGCTCTCTAAATATGTTTCAACTACGTTTGGTTTGTTTTTTGGCATTGGTATTTTCCAGTAAATGTAGGGGGTTAATGTAACTTATCTTTCTGCCTTTGAAGGGGTAGCCTTGCGACAGGAAAAAGTCTGTCAATTCGCTAACTGAAAAAAATTAAACCCGCGATCGCTACACCAAACCCAATCAAACCCACCCAGATAAACCGATTATCCTTCGTATTTACCTTACTCAAATCTATCGGCTCTGATATCACCAGCTTAGGCTTCGACGGCTTTACCGTCCCGCCAGCGCCACCTTTCAAAGCACTAGACTGATTATCGCCTAAAGCTCCCAAATCGGGAATTTCCACCAGCCATTCAGGGCGCTTGCTCAACTTAGGCGCTTCCAGAATATAGAGCAAACCACGAGCTTGTTCGCGAGTGTCTATACTAGGATGGCGGACAAGTTTCTTACAAAGCGCGATCGCCTCCTGAGTTTCTCCCGCCGCATCCAAGGCCGTCACCAGCCACATCTGCACCTCACCCCCTAAACGGGAACCGCGATCGACCAAAGCACTAGCCGCTTCAAAATGGCGCACCGCATCCCCGTACTGGCCCCGTTCAAAAACCGCCTTGCCAGTTGCGTACTCAGACTGAACAACTTCTAACTGATCTGAACTCACGATCGCTATCTCAAAACTCAAAATTCACCGACCCAAATCCAACGAGCCTATAACTCATCGTAGCTTTGCGACATATTGTTATCGTTATCGCGTTTCGAGCCTAACAAATCTAATTGTTCTACCCTGATTACTGGCGTAGAGCGATTAGCACCCGTATTGCGATCTTGCCAGTAATCGAACTTCAAAGACCCCGTAACCCCAATTTGGCTACCTTTGTGGACATAAGTACCAGCAATCTCCGCAGTTTTACCCCAGATCTCCAAAGTAAACCAGTCTGGTTCCTCAGTATTGCGAGAGCGCCGTTTGACTGCCAGCGTCAACTTGCACTTAACACTACCAGAATCAAAATACTTTATTTCAGGTTCTCCGCCCACGCGGCCCACAAGAGTGACAACATTGAGACTCATAAATTCAGTTCCGGCTTTTATGATGAAACAGCATCCACAATAGAGAAATAGTTCTTTGACCAGACAATCAAGGTCTGGGCTTTATCCTGATTTCGTCCCCTCTTTCGACAATATAGATTATGGATTCTAGGGGAACGTCAGCTCAACAATGAGCTATTCTGACTAGACTCAGGATCAAAAACGTAATAGAATCCACCTTGGTTACATTTTAGTTACATTATAGGTTGCGGATTTTGAGAAATCAAGTATCTAACTTAACAGTACTACGGATGCTCAAAATAATCGATCGCAACCAATGCTCAAGTTCTGAAACGATTAAATCGTCAGTAAAAGACGCTAAAACCTACCCCCGGACTGGAGGAAAGTCACGACCGAGGAGCTAGTTGCAAGACTAGGATAGCAGACCGCCATTCGGCAAAAGGATTGCGCCCGGAAACCCTAGCAATAGGGATATTAAGGCTGGAAAGCCTTAAGAATCCCCGCGTCTTCAGACCGGGGAGTGTCAATGCACACAGTAGCATTTAAGTTTAGGGTACAAACCAGTGGGTTTTCTCAGTCGCTTTTCCTTATCCCGTGATATGGGTATCGACCTCGGTACTGCAAACACACTCGTGTACGTATCCGGCAAAGGTATCGTTCTTCAAGAACCATCTGTAGTTGCCATCGATCAAGATTTGAAAATCCCGCTCGCAGTCGGAGAAGAGGCAAAAAAAATGCTGGGGCGTACCCCTGGTAATGTTATCGCCCTCAGACCCCTGCGCGATGGCGTGATTGCGGACTTTGACACAGCAGAGTTAATGCTCAAGCACTTTATCCGGCGGGTTCACGAAGGCAGAACCCTAGTTGCACCCCGGATAGTGATCGGCATTCCTTCTGGCGTTACCGGAGTTGAACGCCGGGCCGTCATGGAAGCTGCTTCTCAAGCGGGAGCCAGAGATGTCCGGTTAATTGATGAGCCAATTGCCGCTGCGATCGGGGCTGGATTGCCAGTTGCCGAAGCTACTGGCAACATGATTATAGACATTGGTGGGGGGACAACAGAAGTCGCCGTGCTCAGCTTGCAGGGTACGGTGTTGAGCGAGTCCGTGCGCGTTGCCGGTGACGAGCTCAATGAAGCCATCATCCAGTACATGAAAAAAGTTCATAACTTAGTAATTGGAGAACGTACCGCTGAAGATATCAAAATTCAAATCGGTTCTGCCTATCCAACTTTAGAAAACGACGATATCACGATGGAAGTACGCGGCTTACACCTGCTCTCAGGCCTACCGCGAACGATTACGATTAAAGGGCCAGAAGTCCGAGAAAGTATGTCAGAACCGCTTTCAGTAATCGTGGAAGCTGTCAAGAGAACTCTAGAGCGCACTCCTCCAGAACTCGCAGCAGATATTATTGACAGGGGAATCATGCTAGCTGGGGGTGGAGCCTTAATGAAAGGGTTGGATACTCTGATTAGCCATGAAACCGGCATCGTTACTCACGTCGCCGCTGACCCTTTATCCTGCGTGGTTTTGGGAACTGGTCGAGTCTTGGAAAATTTCAAACAATTAGAACGGGTGTTCAGTGGGCGATCGCGAAATCTCTAAGAAGTCTATCTTGGATTTTGGATTTTGGATTTTGGATTCAATCTAAAATCTAAAATCGCTACCTCAATCTAAAATCTAAAATCTAAAGTCTGAAATTATGCTAAAAAACACACTGCGTCGATGGTGGGATCTGCGATTGCAAATCGCTATGCTGGGTATAGCTCTAAGTGGAGCCTGGTTAATTCGAGAAACTCAAGGTCAAGCATTATTTGAGGTCTATGGTTGGGTTTCTCGCCCTTTCCAAGTAAATGCCTCCGAACAAGAGCAATTGCTCAATGCCCGTACTAAAGAACTCCAAGACCGCTTAACAGAATTACAAGCCCAAAATCAGAAGCTACAACAGCTTTTAGGTTATGTTGCTACCCAGAAAACTAAAGGAATTGCAGCCCCCATTATCGGTCGAAGTGCAGACCATTGGTGGCAACAAGTAACTTTAGGTCGAGGTAGTAAAGATGGTATCCGCAAAGGGTTTATTGTTATGGGCCCAGGCGGTTTAGTAGGACGGATTATTAATGTCACTCCTAATACAAGTGTTGTCGTTTTGATTAGCGATCCTACTAGCCGAGTTGGTGTCGCTATAAGCCGCAGTCGTCACATGGGTTTCCTGCGGGGAAAAGGAGACAAAGCGAAAAATCGGGCTGTGATGGAGTTTTTTGATAATGTTCCGAATGTCAAGCCAGGAGATATGGTCTCAACTTCATCTTTCAGCCAATTGTATCCGGCTGGGTTGCCAGTAGGCAGGGTGGAGTCTTTGGATATGAACAAAAGTCCAGCCCCTGAAGCTATAATTGAATTCTCGGCATCGATTAATTCTCTGGAATGGGTGGTAGTTTATGCACACGAAGAACCCTCGGAGATAGCTCTTCCTCAAAATGCCCCTTCAAAGATTAATTCCGCTCAAAATCAGTCTTCTCAAGAGGAAGGAGGCGAAGAAAAGCGATGACTTATTTCTCTAGGATGTCTCTGGGTTCTCGCCATTTTCTCCACTGGGGTGTAACGATCGCTTCTGTAATCGTGTGCATTTTGATTTTACCTACTCGTCTCCCCGGAATGGAACTTCTGGGAATTGGCCCTAACTGGCCGTTAATTTGGGTAGTGGCTTGGAGTATTAGGCGCAAGCGGACGCTAATGGAAGCTATTGTGGGCAGTATAGCTGTGGGCTTCCTCCAAGATGCCATGACTGCTCCTCACCCAACTCATGCGGTGAGTCTAGTTATAGTAGGAGTTTTGACGATTGTATTGCAGAAAATGCGCTCTATTCCGCCAGAAATTATTGAAAAAGACCCCATACCTATAGCCTTAATTGTGTTTGGCATGGCTGTGGTAGCGGAGACAGTAATGGCTTTTCAGTTTAGTTGGATTGGGGAAAGTAATTTAGGAGAAATTTGGACTTACCATCAACGAGTAGCTTTGTGTTCTGCTATTCTTAGCAGTCTTTGGGCTCCGGTGATCTATTTCCCTCTGAATCGATTGTGGGATATAACGAGTAATTGGGAATCTTAATTTTGGGAATTGGGAATTGGGAATTGGGAATTGGGAATTGGTAATTGGTAATAGTTATTATTAGGATCGATTGCTTCTGTATAGTCATTGAGAACTTAGTGAAGCAATCTCAAAAAGGCTTTGCGATTGCTTCACTGCGTTCGCAATGACAAAATATATAATTCGTGTAGAACGCGATTCGATATTACAGTTAACTGTTAACAATTAACTGTTAGTAAGTGATGAGCAGTGCAAACTAGATCGCTGAGAATACGGGTGGGTTGCAATGCGTGTAGTTGGGTAGTGCTACGAATACCGCAGGTAACAGCAATTGTGGGAATACCTAAAGCTTGGCCGGCGAGGATATCTGCTTCCGTATCTCCAATCATCCAAGCAGAGTCTATTGATGAATCTAGTTCTTCTACAACTTCATCTAACAGTTGCGTTTTCAAGTTAGCATAATTATTATACGCAGCATCTGTCACCTGAGTACCGCGAATACAGGTAAAGAGTCTGGCGAGACCGTAATTTTGTAAGAGTTGAGTGGCTTGACTTTGGGAGCGCAATGTGACTAAAACTAGACGCACGCCGTGAGAGTGAAGAAGTGCGATCGCCCATTGTACCCCTGGCTGAAGCCGATCTAAGTGCAAAAGCTCTGGTTCATTGACAATTTCCATTACTCGCTGCCGAAACTCATTAATTTGCGAACCTTGCAATCCCGAAATTTGGGCAATTTCAGCGTCGGGTACTCGCTCGCGCTTCATTTCCCAAAACTCTTGCTTGCTAAGTAGTGTGATGTTTAGAAAGACTCCTTGAGCTTGATAAGCTGCCTGAGTATCCGCTAATGCGAGCTTATAGGTAGTGTAGTAGCGATCGGATACGTCAACGATGGGGCCATCTAAGTCGCAGAATACGGTCATTTTCGGGGAAAATGAGTCAATATCTGGGTGGGAGTAAAACTTGGCTGGGGGCGACTCTGAGACTGCACTGGTTGTCATAAAACGTTAACTAAAATCTACAAATACAATACATTTCTTTACTTTACCAAGGAATCCATAAGTTGTAGAGAGATTTTTCCTAAGAAGTTGATTAGAAAAAACTATAATACTGACAAGACTTGGAGCGATCGCATTTTAGAGGAGTTTGGGAGAGCGATCGCCATATTCCTTTGAGGGTGTCAGCAAAAAGCCAAGGGGATATCAAGCCGAAGAAAGAAGGAAGAAGGAAAATACAATCCCCATAAGGGTTTGAGCAATCGATCTGGATCTAACCCTCTGGGCAGTTGCGATAAAAGCTGACACCCGATCGCTATTATCTTTAATAATTGTGAAAATGTAATTCTACTACCCATGCTCAAACAAAGCGATTTTCCCAGGAAGTCTGAAACCAATAGGGCTGAGGTACTCTCAGAAGCATTGCCCTACATTCAACAGTTTGCGGGACGCACCATTGTTGTCAAATACGGCGGTGCAGCCATGAAAGACAGCAACCTTAAAGATAAGGTGATGCGGGATATTGTACTGCTTTCCTGTGTGGGAGCGCGCCCCGTTGTTGTTCACGGCGGTGGCCCAGAAATTAACACTTGGCTGGCTAAGTTGGGGATCGAGCCACAATTCAAGAATGGTCTGAGAGTGACAGATGCCGCGACGATGGATGTTGTGGAGATGGTATTGGTAGGAAGGGTAAATAAAGAGATTGTTTCCTTGATCAACCAAGCGGGAGGCCGGGCGGTAGGGTTATGCGGCCAAGATGCTAATTTGATCCGAGCCCGCCCCCAAGGTGAAGAAGGTATTGGCTTTGTTGGGGAAGTCAGTAGCGTAAAAATCAATCTTCTGGAGTCTCTGGTTAATGGGGGCTACATTCCAGTAGTGTCGAGCGTAGCGGCGGACGAAACGGGACAAGCTTACAATATCAATGCTGACACAGTTGCGGGGGAAATTGCGGCGGCGTTGGGGGCAGAAAAGTTGATTTTGCTGACTGATACGGCCGGGATTTTGGAGGATTATCACAATCCAGATACTTTGATTGCAAAGCTAGATATTCAGGAAGCTAGGGGGCTAATGGAGTCTGGCGTTGTGTCTGGTGGGATGATTCCTAAAGTGAATTGTTGCGTCCGTAGTTTGGCTCAAGGTGTTCACGCTGCACATATTATTGATGGTCGAATTCCTCATGCTCTGCTGCAAGAGATATTCACAGATGCGGGGATTGGATCGATGATAGTTGCTTCGGAATTTAGAAGGAGATAATGGGTAATTGTTAACGGTTAACGGTTAACGGTTAACGGTTAACGGTTAACTGTTAACGGTTAACTGTTATTTGAATCAATAAAAAATCGGCGATCGCTCTCTAGTTTACCAGAGCGCGATCGCCTTTTCTTTGGTCGATTTAGTCCGAGAATAAAACAGCGCTGTTGCTGCTAAAAAAGGGTGCTTGTTTATACCTGCGCTTAAAGAGAGGGAAAAGTTGTTTATCGGTTCACTTTCTGCGCTTGTGCGTGGTGTTGTAGGCGAGAAAGAACGTTGTAGGCATCTGGGCCTGGGTTGTCGTGTTCTAGAGAACCATCAATGGGGCCATCAATGGCTTTCCAAGCAGGAACTCCACCTCTAAGTTCAGCTACGTTTTCAAAGTTGGCTGCGCGAAGTTGGGCAGCAGCTTGAGCAGTTTCTTCGTCACTGTCACCATAAACGTAGATGTCGCGATTGTACTCTAGGCTGCTTTTTGCCCGTTCTACTAATTCATCCATTGGCATTGGCAGCGCACCAGTGATGTGGCTTTTGTTGAAGCTTTCGCGATCGCGTGCATCAATTATTGTTAACCCTGGTTCGCCCCAATCTAGACGAGATTTCAGGTCATGACTAGAGGATTGGGCTTTCAAACGAGAAGGGGTAGGAGTAATGTTTGGAAGCTTGTCTTTGCTTTCTGTAATTCGATCGGGAATTGTTTTCATAAAGGAACTTTAACTCATTACTGCTTTTGCAATGTAACAAGCATTTATGGTGAGTTTATCTTCCTAAAGTAAGAATAAAGCTATAAATTAAGGTGGGAATTAAATCTAGCTAAGGGGGGAATGATGAGCTTCAAAAATGTATGCTGTAATTGCAATCTCTACAGGAGAATCTATTAGTTTCATCGGAGATGCTTGAGGCTGGTAAGAGCTGGCAGGGAG from Kamptonema formosum PCC 6407 includes the following:
- a CDS encoding chromophore lyase CpcT/CpeT is translated as MTNSTDIATLARWMASDFSNQPQAFENPPFFAHIRVCMRPLPVELLGGISLYLEQAYDYQINQPYRVRVLKLVPAVNCIEIENYAIENEEQFYGSSRDPVRLQALKAETIKKLPGCTFITQWTGNSFLGRVEPGKGCTVVRKGQTTYLDSEFEIDEHKFISHDRGLDPETDEHIWGAVAGPFEFVRWASFAHEVVV
- a CDS encoding type II toxin-antitoxin system death-on-curing family toxin, producing the protein MRYLTLTEVLELYRCIIEQSGGAFGIPNLGTLESALAQPRMTFGGEELYPTIIEKASALGFTLIKNHPFLDGNKRIGHAAMEVFLVLNGFEISAPMEEQEKIILQVASSAIARDEFTEWLRCHIAPNSI
- a CDS encoding ribbon-helix-helix domain-containing protein, whose amino-acid sequence is MPKNKPNVVETYLESKVKVGVSLTPTAANRLTAIAEKLGISKSELLERIAHSELLKSSNGAELTFSLQHGSGSPKQVSKLKDQTTEGQSHDSGKAESPENSVAQSKELLESYKALQKQYQEQSVAIASLQAKVKELQNHLEAQARDSVSLESYQTLERQSQEQIAAIESLQAQVTANRFGISVEALLLADTENLLAPPEKSFQNAMEYVLKKNAELYQRLA
- a CDS encoding tetratricopeptide repeat protein, whose protein sequence is MSSDQLEVVQSEYATGKAVFERGQYGDAVRHFEAASALVDRGSRLGGEVQMWLVTALDAAGETQEAIALCKKLVRHPSIDTREQARGLLYILEAPKLSKRPEWLVEIPDLGALGDNQSSALKGGAGGTVKPSKPKLVISEPIDLSKVNTKDNRFIWVGLIGFGVAIAGLIFFS
- a CDS encoding single-stranded DNA-binding protein, with amino-acid sequence MSLNVVTLVGRVGGEPEIKYFDSGSVKCKLTLAVKRRSRNTEEPDWFTLEIWGKTAEIAGTYVHKGSQIGVTGSLKFDYWQDRNTGANRSTPVIRVEQLDLLGSKRDNDNNMSQSYDEL
- a CDS encoding rod shape-determining protein — its product is MGIDLGTANTLVYVSGKGIVLQEPSVVAIDQDLKIPLAVGEEAKKMLGRTPGNVIALRPLRDGVIADFDTAELMLKHFIRRVHEGRTLVAPRIVIGIPSGVTGVERRAVMEAASQAGARDVRLIDEPIAAAIGAGLPVAEATGNMIIDIGGGTTEVAVLSLQGTVLSESVRVAGDELNEAIIQYMKKVHNLVIGERTAEDIKIQIGSAYPTLENDDITMEVRGLHLLSGLPRTITIKGPEVRESMSEPLSVIVEAVKRTLERTPPELAADIIDRGIMLAGGGALMKGLDTLISHETGIVTHVAADPLSCVVLGTGRVLENFKQLERVFSGRSRNL
- the mreC gene encoding rod shape-determining protein MreC encodes the protein MLKNTLRRWWDLRLQIAMLGIALSGAWLIRETQGQALFEVYGWVSRPFQVNASEQEQLLNARTKELQDRLTELQAQNQKLQQLLGYVATQKTKGIAAPIIGRSADHWWQQVTLGRGSKDGIRKGFIVMGPGGLVGRIINVTPNTSVVVLISDPTSRVGVAISRSRHMGFLRGKGDKAKNRAVMEFFDNVPNVKPGDMVSTSSFSQLYPAGLPVGRVESLDMNKSPAPEAIIEFSASINSLEWVVVYAHEEPSEIALPQNAPSKINSAQNQSSQEEGGEEKR
- the mreD gene encoding rod shape-determining protein MreD, coding for MTYFSRMSLGSRHFLHWGVTIASVIVCILILPTRLPGMELLGIGPNWPLIWVVAWSIRRKRTLMEAIVGSIAVGFLQDAMTAPHPTHAVSLVIVGVLTIVLQKMRSIPPEIIEKDPIPIALIVFGMAVVAETVMAFQFSWIGESNLGEIWTYHQRVALCSAILSSLWAPVIYFPLNRLWDITSNWES
- a CDS encoding HAD family hydrolase encodes the protein MTTSAVSESPPAKFYSHPDIDSFSPKMTVFCDLDGPIVDVSDRYYTTYKLALADTQAAYQAQGVFLNITLLSKQEFWEMKRERVPDAEIAQISGLQGSQINEFRQRVMEIVNEPELLHLDRLQPGVQWAIALLHSHGVRLVLVTLRSQSQATQLLQNYGLARLFTCIRGTQVTDAAYNNYANLKTQLLDEVVEELDSSIDSAWMIGDTEADILAGQALGIPTIAVTCGIRSTTQLHALQPTRILSDLVCTAHHLLTVNC
- the argB gene encoding acetylglutamate kinase — protein: MLKQSDFPRKSETNRAEVLSEALPYIQQFAGRTIVVKYGGAAMKDSNLKDKVMRDIVLLSCVGARPVVVHGGGPEINTWLAKLGIEPQFKNGLRVTDAATMDVVEMVLVGRVNKEIVSLINQAGGRAVGLCGQDANLIRARPQGEEGIGFVGEVSSVKINLLESLVNGGYIPVVSSVAADETGQAYNINADTVAGEIAAALGAEKLILLTDTAGILEDYHNPDTLIAKLDIQEARGLMESGVVSGGMIPKVNCCVRSLAQGVHAAHIIDGRIPHALLQEIFTDAGIGSMIVASEFRRR
- a CDS encoding rhodanese-like domain-containing protein; the protein is MKTIPDRITESKDKLPNITPTPSRLKAQSSSHDLKSRLDWGEPGLTIIDARDRESFNKSHITGALPMPMDELVERAKSSLEYNRDIYVYGDSDEETAQAAAQLRAANFENVAELRGGVPAWKAIDGPIDGSLEHDNPGPDAYNVLSRLQHHAQAQKVNR